A window of Anas acuta chromosome 5, bAnaAcu1.1, whole genome shotgun sequence genomic DNA:
caaataaaaaaatataaaaatatttttgcatatattttcaaTTCTCACTCCAGCCTACTTGTATGAAAAAAACCTTTTTGCATTCAGAACTGAAGCATTTCTCCTGCCTTTATCTCAGTTCATAACTTCAggcacatttttcttaaaagaccTTACAAGGTCTTTAAGCTAGGAATTACAGATATTTAACATCTCATTACTGGAGATGCTTGCTTCAAACAATTAAAAGATAATATCTGACTCAGAATAATACACATCATGTAAGTTCATGCAGCTGAAACTAAGGAGGTCTCTAAAACGCAGGAGGTCCACGATATTACATGCCCTTTATAGCATTCTAATTTTCTCCTCGTCTCTCCAACACATCACAAAACATAGGGCAGAAAAGGCAAGATTCATGAGCAACcaggaaaacaaactaaaacccaggatttaaagttttctttgcaCGCCCACACACATGCACTGTTTATGTTATGCCCCAGAGATTATAAACACCCAACTACAGCTGCCTGAAAACAGCACCAAAAAtggaaagtcagaaaaaaacacacaaacacaatgCACGTGAaattcaccttttatttttctgttgataaAACCCCGAGATCCCTCACAGCAGCAATAGATGCAGAAGTTACCTGCAGAACTGTTATCTCTTCTTAATCTGTTTGCACACCCAAGTGTGTCAAGTGTGTAGGGACTGCATATTAACACAGTACAGGCACTGCTCAGTAGTAAAAGAAATCAAGTTTCTCAGCATATTTTAATCCACCCTTTCCTCAACATAATAGGGTTTTCGTAGTAATAAAAGATGATCGTTAATGAGTTATTTGcttattggatttttttttgttgttacaatTAACAAAAACCTTGGTATTAAATTCTACACGTACAATTTAAATGCCCGGGTACACTTCCCCACATTTTGTAGTGGATGACAAACTGTAGCCAAATGCTTACACTCAGAGTGACAACCCTACTGCATTCAGCAGCTCTAGCTACACCAAAGTATTTCCTTAGAGTAACAAAAACCACTGCTTCGTTCAGTAACACCAAGGGATACACgttttaaaatgcacatttctaTCTTGTATCCATACctttctttaatatatatatatatttatatatagctCTAAAGCAAATATCTACTATtttacaattaaattaaaacacatcCACGATTGATCTAACTAGTGATTTTGGTCTCAATACTTTAAACATTAGTTGttccataaaaatatacaattcAACAACATGGTCCTATCAGTGACATGAGGCCTTTAGATAGAGACCCATGACAGATAATCAACCATGCATTTCAGTGCTCAATGTCATCTaactgataaatatttatactgcATTTTCAAACTATCAGTATCTTTAAAATCTCAATTTCTCTTTGCAGGCTTACCATGCTTGCAAACATGCAGAAAGCAATCACATTTCTCACTGGCCTGTagcaatcacatttttttcttttcccatagaTGAGCTGAAGAAGTACAAACTTCATGCTGTCATTTTTAGATCTTTAaccttttactttctttcacATACTGAATTATTTCACAATCGATCGTACTGTTCCATGTGGAAAAGCTAGGGAGTAGCCACATGGTCAGAACTGCACTTTTAAGTCTCTAAGAACTTTATTACTAAGAATCAATTAGGATGCACTCATAGCTGCCATACAAGTTAACAGACACCCAGTAGACAATCAAGTTAATTATAGATATATACCAAAAAgtgaagcttttaaaataaacaagtacAGCCTCAAACCTGGTAGGTTCACAGAAGTGTACTTTTGTCCAGAAAAAGGTTGTTTAAAATGGCACACAAAAAATGAGCCACCATCAACCACACTTGGAAAAAGACATGGTTTATACCTGGAGATTTCCTTATTGCCACCACAGCACCATTCCATATCAAGTTTTACAGCGATGTTGACGCTGCTCCTTCTGCAGTACAAAGGTGAACCCTCCAAATCAGAAGTAGTCAGCAATTAACCCCAGACAAGTTCACATTAGGGTTATGCAACATGTAAGCCTCCGAACGTTTTACCCTTACAAATGTAACAATCAGTAATTTAGATACTAACGACTCCAAGTTCTGTACAGTCACTCTGTATATAAGATTTTACAACAGGACATACTAAGAACATGAAAGAGGTATGACAATtaaattcaactttttttttttaaacagcagaaaGTCAGGGAAACGTCTGGAATTCTTTTTCACTGCATTAACatatcttctgtttttgaatataaaaatacatatagagACTTAATCCAGAACTGCAAACAATTACATCTTTTCCCCCTAACTGCTTTAAAATTAGTACAAAATAAGTTACAGGAAAGACTGATTGCTGCAAATTTGTTAATGTCAGCTATTACAAAGTCATTATATGAGAACACCAACTGTAGATTATTTACAGGCGAGGtaataaaattttcagaataaCGAATTACGATTTAGCAGAAGTGTAAAAATAATGTACTCACCAAAGCATTACAAAATCTGGTATTGTTATCAGTTACATAGTAGATCATGATTACATTTTGTAGTTGATATACAACATGGTTTTAAGAAAAGTGCCAAAATACTGCTACATAAGAatcttttttccaaaataattcagCAAAAACCCTTCGGATTTAATGTTAAATAATGCCAAAataaaataggggaaaaaaagtgatgccAATTGTAGAAATAGGTCTTATTAAATGCCtttcaaaaatctgtaaatTCACTTTCATGCGTAAAGTTCTGACATGAAAAAGatttataaaaatcaatataCGTGCTTTTCCAGGGTCTCCTAGGCTATTTTAAAAGTACACATTCttcttaaaatgtgaaaaatgcatGGAATCTGAAAACATTCTAAAAACAGCTGAACTGCCAAGGGCTGTCATCAGTGGCACCAAGTCCTGCTGGAAGCCAGTCACTACCAATGTACCCCAGGGGGTCACTACTGGGGTCCATACTGCTTAACATCTTGGTTAAAACATGAGTGATGGGACTGAGTATGCTCCCAGCAAGCCATTCTGGGGAACCTTGtcaggctggagaaatgagcAATCAAGAATCTCCATGCTGAGCAAAGGAAAGTGCGAAGTCATACACCTGGGGAAGAACAATCCCAcgcaccagtacaggctgggggctgaccagCTCGCAGAGAAAGACACCAAACTGGTCACAAGCCACCAATGTGCCCTTGCAGCAAAGACAGGCGCCAGCCTCCTGGTCTGTGTGAGGAAGAGCACTGCCAGCAAGGcgaaggaggtgatccttcccctctgctcagccccctGAGACACAGCTGGAGCGATGGGTCCAGTTTTGGGCTCCCCAGTGGAAGACAGACATGGGCATACAGTGAAGGGCCACAAAAATGGTTAAGTGATTGGAGCATCTGACAGACAAGGAGAGAGACTGAGACGATTGGGATTGTCTaacttggagaagagaaggctcggGGATGTTCTTGCCAACATCTGTAAATGCCTGATGTGGAGgagtttaaaagaaacaaacaaaaaaaaaaacaggagccagactcttctcagtagtatacagtgataggacaagaggcaacagccCCTAATTGTAATATAAGAAACTCCATTTACACATAAAAATGGACATTTTTAGTGTGAGAGAGATCAGAAcgctagaacaggttgcccagagatcTTGTAAAGTCTCCATCGTTGGAGATGCTCAGAATTCAATTTGTCACAGCCCTAAGTAACCTGCTCTAGCTGGGGGGTTGGACGAGATGATCTCCAGGAGCcctttccaacctcaatcaTTCTACGattctaaaaaaaatgacagtatcTTTTGCAGCCCAGGAATTGCATCGACTGAGTCACAAAGCAAACTATACAATGTAAAtggaatatattttctctttaagttATTGCATACAAACATTAGTTTTGCTGCCTGCGTTTTGCCGATCTCATTTTTTCAAATCTTGACTCCATTTCTTCCAGGACCTTTGGCGTGTATCGTACAACTAATTTAACCTTTCCTTGGGCTGCCTTCAGCAGTTCTACTGCTTTTTCATGGTGTTCACCTTCGACACTCTGCAAAGCATAAAGCATTAAGTATCATATTAGTGAGGACAAAcacagaatactttttttttttttaacaacttctatataatcaaatatttaaatattctaaTTTGAAGACTTCACAAGAACAACGTCACCCAAgctcaggatttttttctccagcatatCATTAAGAAGTGATAATAAATATACTGATCAGTATTAGTAAGAGTAGTGCAAAACTTCTGGTTAGGCTTATGCTGAGCCTTTATATACAGTCACTCATTTAGATACAGTAAGTGAAAGAAGGAGAGTATTAAGCaattatgaaattatatttaagaATCAACAACTTCAGGAGGACACTTGTAAttggtttcttcttttgtcatgcattttaaatttagttGTGTACCTCAATTTACCTAATAGGCTACTTCAAATTATCTTGCATTTAGTTAAGGACAAgagacccccccaaaaacaaaacaaaacaaaactgcaaggTAGCTGCCTTCTGGATGCTATCATATATTAGGCAAAATGGCATCTACTGGGCAGGTGCAATGGAGCAGCTAGCACACTGTACGTTGCTTGTCTTAGCACTCCATATACATCTAGTAGTAAATGCAAGGTATTGGGATTAACTTCCTCTGGACTGATCAAGAGCAACATAGCCCAAATAAACAAGgccagatttaaaaaaaaaaaaaaaaaaaaaaaaaaacaaaaaaaaaaacacacaaatcaaagcaaaaacaacaaaaaaaaccttcctaAAACAACTCTCACAATTTATTCAGGTTATACTAGATTCATCCTATTATAAACTTTAAGCAACAATTCTCAACAACTGCATCCAAATACACAATCCTGGATAGCATACATTCTCTCAGCACAACTTATTTCTTCCAAACTTATCAAACACAACAAAGGGACTACCCCAAGCCTACCTCCCACTGGTGCTATTAGAAGCTAGAAGGCAGGTGATGTACCTGTTGATTGGAGGGTTTCCCCGTTACTATAAAGTTActtacagaaagaaagacaacagttaaaaaaacccaagttatttctcttctgtcagACTCAGACAACACATACAGTCGAATACTTTCATGTTTGTTATTCAAGTGAATGTGTAGGTTGTTCCAATTAAAACTGGTAACAAAAAGCTGGCAAAGTTTTATGCTTAATTATATCCAAACACCTAAAATTCTGAAGTGCACTTAAAATCTCCCAacgggaaggaaaaaaaaaaaaacacccctcAACTTGTTTTAAGGCACATTCATTGCAGTCTTGGCTGTGGCAACTTACTTTTCAAGTATTAAATTAGCAATTACAATTACAATGATGTCTGTCATGTATTAAGATGATAGGAATCCATCTGCAAACATCAGGAGATTCTCCCTCTGAGTTGGATTTTGCATTCTCGCGGTGTTTTATGCACTTACTGCATTCTTACCATGTCTTTATATGCTTAATACACGTGTATGCACACAGATTCAGGCATTGCTGGATGTGACAACTGTCTGATGATCAGGATTGGGTTGGGGTGGAGTGATTGCTTTTTCTGTAGGAGGGTCTGTGGGCGGGGAAGACCTCATCTGAGGACAGCTGATACTTAGGGAGAACGGACTTGTCCCTtgataatttaaaatactaGGAAATCTAGGACAGGGGCAGTTGCAGCACTTTGGCCGTGATTTCACTTGTGTTTCCTGAAAAGAACAGTTGGACTCCCAGGTAGCAGTCAGGAGACAGGCACATCAGATCCTCGCTAGCAGGAATTTCTCACAGTAGACAGCCAATAAGTCTCCATTCCTTCTGTGAGTCCAAAAACCACCCAGGCTatacagaaatttatttcaagacTGAGAGTCAAACTAAATTGAGTTGGCAGATGTAGTTATGAGAACACTGATGTCAAGCTACTGCATCATAAAAGCTTCTGTAAATAAACTAGAAGTTTGAGAGATTTAGACGCGTTTTACAGGCAGCCATCTTAAATCAAAACCTGTCCGCAGCCTCCTCTTTCCAGTCaacctgtgtttttctttttgtgttgtaACTCATCAGAAGAGgatacttattaaaaataaaaagctacagAGCACTTCAGGCATATGCTCCTTCAAACGATAGAACACCTCTTTCTGAAGCTTAGCTTAAGTGAAGACAATAAATCACACAACCAAAGCTAACACCACCTTGTTCTTCCATCTTAATACAGCGTTCATTATGTACTAGTGTAGTTATTGGCATAATGATGTCAAAGAACCTCTCCTCGGTCTACAGCAATGTAACCTAATTTACTACTTACCTCAGAAGCTACAGAAAACTCTACTAGTCAAAATCTGCATTATCAAATTTGGATCGAACAGGAATCCACAATGGCAATTCAATGATATTTCAGAAAACCACACTGACTAGATTTCTACCACCTCTAAAATCTGAAATGTAGACATACATAGTACAGTGCCAGTTGAGAATGATAACAAAAGTATAATCCAAGGCCTCTCACTGCACACGCAAGTTCAGAAACCTAAGCAACATATTCTTGCAAGGACAAAAAGAACCAATTAGGCCAAGATCAGAAGAGGACGTTGAGCTCGTGTCATGTATATTCTTTGTATGCCCCCAAGTGGAAACAGGTAGTTACTGCTACGTAAAGTGAAAAACAATTCCTACCACTCCGTTTACAGAAAGAAGCTGGTCTCCACGTTTCAGGCCTCCATGTCTATCAGCTATACCACCAGGGATAATTCGAGAGATATAGATCGGAGAATTTTGTTCTTTGCCTCCCATGATGTTGAATCCAAGACCTTCTTCAGTTTTTGGTAGTTCAACCACTCTGGGATGGGAATGACCTTCACTAGCAGCAAATGCAGCTACGGTGGCctgtaagaaataaatttttcctatttataagaaattaaatatagaCCCCTTATCTAGACACAGCGAGCAggttgaaaaattatttttatcctgaAGTACAAGACAAATGAGATTAATCTCCTAGATACCAACACTAGGGTGAAAAATTTAGAACCCTAAGAATAAAATCCaatgtaaaaaattaaaaataacaagtcTTTTATTATACTTTTTAATGACCCAGTATGCTTATCCATTTTATCAGACATCTCAATAATACccttctgaattttaaataccCATCTTCTGCTTCTACAGCAACAAGCTACTGAATTTTACTTAATCTACAGTTTGGCTTTTACCTTTGCTGTTGCATTAGCTCTGACTTCTGGGCTACTGCTGATATCCACAGTCTCATATACATGTTCATACacctttaggggaaaaaaaaacagcctaaGTATGgtgaaaacagttatttttatgcTTAAACAATGTAACAAAATCTCAGCGACAACTTAAAACTGTAGATGAAAAAACCTACACCTCTAATAAGTTGTTCTCCAATTCACTGCAAGGTGCCACACGAGACTCTCCAAtactataaaaaaataactctCTCAGAATCTTTATTTCTTGATTAAACCATGAATCTTCTAGGTCTTCAACTCAAATACTCCCTCCTTCTGTGGCATGCAGACCTCATCATGGATTTAGAAATGCTTATTGCTAGTTAACACACCTGACTGGGGATATGGGTGATTACCTTCTCGTGTTTGATTCAAGTTGGAACTCTTCCATAACAAtgcatgaaaaattaatttgaagacAGCTCTTCAAAGCCCTCCCAAACATCCAGCCCCTGGTCCCCCAAATCCTTATGCTCCTTCAACTGATGCAACTGACCGAgtatcttcagaaaagaaagggcaTTGAAAACACAGAGGCAATAAGAACACTAATGCCAGGGAGGTGCTCACACCTAGAGCTAACCACATCTTCGCATTGACCTGCCAGTCACCTGGATTTGCTAAGCAATAAACACACGGTCCTTGACAACTTCCGTGCCTACAAAGAGATCTTTTAAATCACTGCAGGTATTAACACCAGTGGTAGCACCAATGCCAACAGCAATAGCAGGGTGCATTCAATCACTTCAAATCTCTGAAAGAGTATCTGGAATGAAGAAGAGGTGGTGCAAGGCCACGATGCTGATTTGGCTTAAAAGAAACAGAGGCCATTTGTACTTCACCCATTCTTACCTGCCAACAGAATAACAGACTGCTAGCTGTCGGTAAGGGCAGACCCTCAAAATAACCTCTAGTAAGTAACTTGTTTCTGAGCCATTACTTAATACACCTATACAAtcccaaattattttctcttgaacTTTTAAAAACGAGTCTTGTTTGAAAAAGATCCATAAGTCAAATtcaattttagaaagaaaaacaaaagactaTTGAActgaacataaaaagaaaagtaccaTTCCTAATGCAAAGTAACTGTTGGCACGCAGTTAACTTACCTCCCTTACAGCATTACAGAATTCACTTTGAAGGACCCTCTGCAAAGCCTGTAGTTTCTGCGGCGGCACTTCTCCGCTTCTCTGTAATTTTTCCAGCAACTCAATTGCTCTGCAGATgtctagagaaaaataaagcactggTAAAGAGGAATGCCTGAAGAGGTTCTAGTGgtggcttttcttttgtttgtttttaaattaaattaacagaGCAGTCTGTGCGTGCTTGTGTACATCTTAAGACTATGTTGTAGTTCCGTTTCTTCCATGCCTCTATTTATCTAAAAAATGTTACCATAAAGCACCTTATTTGCAGACAATTTAGGTCAAGCACAGCAATACAAGCCTGTAAAGAATCTGGAGATAACGCTActgtattcatattttaaagaatttgatttttccttGAAGCTGAGACCagactgaagaatttctttgaTAATATTTACTACCAATGTTTCACATGCATAACATCATAACCTGTCTAAGGCATGGATGTCACTTTGATATGAGCATCTCGAGTATTGTCAGGCATGCTGATGTTCCTCTTACATTCTAAACCTAGTTCAACAAGCGTACGCCCAATGCTTTCCCCACAACGGGGCTGAGTAAATCTGGCCTATTCAGGCACCACTAGCCTGCGATTACATTAACGGGATTCCAGACAGCAGTTGGAATCAAACGCTTGGCTAGAACTTTTACCCGTTTGAAATGCTGTCTTATTTCCTCTATCTCTGATGTGTCTAATTTATCAAAGCGTTTAGAAAAACAACCTCAACTCCTCAATAATCTCAGCTGAGCATTCTGTAGCCCAGAATCCTGAACCCCAAACCTTTTTCCCAGATCCTAGATGTTTGTCCCTACAGATCACCCTGTTGATACTCTCACAAATGCACATGCTGTTTGGTGAAACCAAACTCCCCTCTGAAGGATTTGATTTCAGACCGGTACCAATTAAGATGGGCATCAAACATGACATCAAAGGCTACGTGAtatgctgcaggcagctcttcAAGAGGAGAAAGGATTAATATTCCTCACTTGCATTTCCAGAGCGTTACATTAGCGACGATTCTGAATCACGTAAGTCCTTGAACAGAAGTAGAACAATCTCTcaggaaagcagacagaaagGATTGCCTTCATTACCACAAAGGCACAAAGAAGCAGTGATTAATCTACTATACAAATAAAGCATTGATCATTTTAGAAAAGGCTGAAATCTGGGACACGGCTACGTCCTGAATGCATTACTTCCTTTTTTCAGTAATTAACCTTCAGGCAAGCATTTTTCATGTGAATGCACGTCCACTCGATGGCATCGTACCAGCACGGACGACATTCAACAGCCACAAACTTGTCCGCAAGAGCACAGGAGTGTAAGAAGCGAGGAGTCACAACAGGATGGAAAGACATTGATCCTTACATTCTGAAATTAAGGTGAAATGCACTGACAAAAGACAACCCACAGCGAACACTGCCCAGTTCTGTACGGGATCAGTCAGAGGCCTTACAGGCCACCACAATGATTATCAGGTGGTACAGTCAATTAAACAAAGTCCAACTTAACTTCACAGACTGGTCATCCCTTAGCACAGCTAAAGCTGCGTTTGTGCCAcggactggaaaaaaaaatcattcacagAAGAGCACCCAAGTatcacagccacagccacacGATTTCACACAAGAGTTGAAGTTCCCACACGCCAAGACAACTATGCATTTTTTGGCTCTTTCAAGCTTTAAGAGGATCAGGTGCCTaccagaaataaatgcaaaaaccTACATTCTAGCTATTACTACCCCCAAGTCTGCAGAGAACTAGTGTCAGAGAGGCACTGCATAGTTGCTCTTTGTACAAAAATTGCAAATGAAGAAAACGCTCCTAAAACTTTTAATTTCCCAATATACActtggatttgtttttaactaaaaaatatataatgaaatTGAAGATACTCTAGGTGCGACTGTTTATTAAATCTCTTTATCTTAATTATGCAAATTGACCAAAATTCTCAGTAATCTGTATGTCCAGCATCAGCAGCACAACTCTCTTCGTTTCACGAAGTCTCACACTGAAGAGCTTGAAGTGGAACGAGCAACAAATGGAAAGAAGAAGCTGTTCACCTCCCTTGGCAACAGCAGCAGTTTCAATCCCACAACACTCCATGTATTCATGACACAAGTCTGGTAATTATGTAAATTACAATCCAACTATCAAATACGTGCAGATGTTTGCAGACAAACGCCTGCTTTGTGCGTATGAAGATCACCGTTCCGTGCAGCAGTTCTCACGACTATGCTCCCTGAATCATGTTACACTGTAAGCATGTGAAGCTGTTACCTCACCGTTTGGTTAGGATACTACAATCAATTCAAAAACTGACAGCAGTGTACCGATCCAATGAGTAGCTGCAGTAATCAGCAGTCCAGAACTCTACTTGCtaatttctcctcttttataACATCGATCTTTCATCAGTGAATTGGATGTAGTTCCTACCTGTGCCTCCTAAGAGCTCAGACATTTAACTGTGTAGCCTCTCATACCTTAAGGTAAAATCAGCAAGCTTGGGAATCAGCTAGGTCATTCAAACAGCCGACTATGAGCACAGATTCAGCTTGTCAAAAAGTTACTGTGATACACACAGGTTGCACACAAGGTTTTATTTTAGatgaaattaaagcaaaaatgcacttttactatgaaaaaaaaaaaaaaaaaaaaaaaagctgtctgaaAGCTGTCTTCCTCATAGTCCTGACACTGCATTTTAGCCAACTGTTCAGAATTAGACAAATGAACACGAGAGAATTCTGCTTCCGTGAAGGATTTCACAAAGGAACAATGCAGAAGTAACTCCAGATGTGGTAAAacgcaaacaaacaaacaacccccatAAAACTCACTGCAAAACAGAactcataaataattttaaattttattttcttttaacctcTTCGGCCTCTTTAGATCAATTGCCCATTCTTCAGGCATTATTTCTCTGATCACGGGTTACCAGATGGGACTCCTGAAAGGAAGATgcatttaaactaaaataacattgggaaaaacaaaaacaagcctgCAGTGAGATGCCACCACTCCATGCATGTGTGAATCAAACAAAGAGGGAAAACGCTGTGTGCTCATAGACACTCCTGATTAACCACTTTAGCTGCTTATGTTCAAACAGCGCGGGCGCCTAAGGAGCGTGCAGATTCGCCACACATCGCCACCAAAACGTAAGAAAAATTTCCAAGTGATAAACGCTGTTGGATCCCTGCACTCCACTAAATTTGGGTGGTGTTCTTTGCAATGCAGCTTGGAAGAAAGAACAGATGGGGAGAATTTTCAATTGCCCTCATGGTAAGCATATGGTTACCGTTTTAAATCAGACACATTTTCTACACTATTCTCTCTTCTCTTATGCTCTACGCCAACAACATCAGCGATGTTCACTTTCAAGCCGACGATGATTCATCACAAGGTTatctgcagccagccctgcacaaTTAACAGAGGTTGTTTACTTCTGTAAATAGAGCGCTGGCTTTTGCAGGTCCATTACACAGtgttccctttttcctctttttcccttaaaaagCCCAATCTGCCAGGAGGATGGCTGAATAGCCCCTTTGTCCCAGATCCCCGAGCAGCTCCGCAGCTCTGTTTGTTTCCACGGGCAGCGCACAGCGGCCGGGCAatgagctggaggaggaggatgctgcCTGAGCTTTCACCCAGCAGACCCACCAGGAGCAACTAATCCGCTGCCAGAGCAGCTGCCCTCATTAACCGGCTCTGGAGCCGCGGAGCCCTTGCCCAAGCCGCTGTTCgcagccctgcctccccccccccccctcgcctAAACGCGCGGTGCCCCCAGCCTGACAGCAACGAGCCGGCACTTGGCGAAGCGGGCGCGCCTACGGGACACCCGCGGAAGCGAATTGAAGCCCGAGAGAAGCCCTCGCGGGCCGCAGGGCCGAGGCAGAGCCGGGGgagcgcccccagcccccggccgggccgcgccggggccccgcggccgcctcACCTCGCTCCAGCCGCACCGGCTCGCCCAGCGCCGCCATCTTGTCCTCGCCGCGGCCCCGCAGGAAGTGACGCGGATGCCGGAAGCGCGGCCGTTGCTAAGGGAGGTGGCGGGGTCGGGGCCTGGGGGACGCCCCCAGctgccaggctcagccccacagGCGCGGGGCCGCAGCGCCATGAGGGCTGGGTCAGCCCTCCCAGCTCGTCTGGGCCCACCAGTGTCACACACCAAacaccatgtccctaaacaccgtgtccccaagcaccatatcacagaatcacagaatttctaggttggaagagacctcaagatcatcgagtccaacctctgacctaacactaacagtccccactaaaccatatccctaagctctacatctaaacgtcttttaaagacttccagggatggtgactccaccacctccctgggcagcctgttccagtgtctaacaaccctttcagtaaagaagttaatgtccctaaacaccacgtccccaagcaccacgtccagcccttccttgaacacccccagggatggggactccaccacctccatggTTCTCCCCCTGCCCGCTGCATGGCTGCGGTTTGCTGCCCTAAAAGCAGAGGTCCCTCAAGCCTCGCAGTGTCAGTGGTGTGCAC
This region includes:
- the LIN7C gene encoding protein lin-7 homolog C, whose product is MAALGEPVRLERDICRAIELLEKLQRSGEVPPQKLQALQRVLQSEFCNAVREVYEHVYETVDISSSPEVRANATAKATVAAFAASEGHSHPRVVELPKTEEGLGFNIMGGKEQNSPIYISRIIPGGIADRHGGLKRGDQLLSVNGVSVEGEHHEKAVELLKAAQGKVKLVVRYTPKVLEEMESRFEKMRSAKRRQQN